The Metabacillus litoralis genome contains a region encoding:
- a CDS encoding SRPBCC family protein, with product MTIQQEITVETNVQAPVEKVWTFWTDPIHITKWNFASDEWHSPFAENDLREGGKFTSRMEAKDGSFGFDFGGVYDEIKLHEVIAYTMEDGRKVRISFKDRAGETEIIETFDAETSHSIEVQQQGWQAILNNFKKYVETNK from the coding sequence ATGACAATACAACAGGAAATTACAGTAGAAACAAACGTTCAAGCGCCCGTTGAAAAGGTGTGGACGTTTTGGACAGATCCAATACATATTACAAAATGGAACTTTGCTTCAGATGAATGGCACTCTCCTTTTGCTGAGAACGATTTAAGAGAAGGTGGAAAATTCACTTCAAGAATGGAAGCAAAAGATGGTAGCTTTGGCTTTGATTTTGGTGGAGTTTATGATGAAATAAAATTACATGAGGTAATCGCTTATACAATGGAGGATGGCAGAAAAGTAAGAATCTCTTTTAAGGACAGAGCAGGTGAAACTGAAATAATTGAAACTTTTGATGCAGAAACTAGTCATTCCATTGAGGTACAACAGCAAGGATGGCAAGCGATCTTAAATAATTTTAAAAAATATGTAGAAACAAACAAATAA
- a CDS encoding SDR family oxidoreductase has translation MDVIIHSATSPNKHTKVVEVSGFNELLRRAKHIKHFIYPSIVGIDEIPLNYYKHKLEAEILLKNSTIPHTIVRATQFHHFIDELFLSRSVLKRYIVPGNIKCQSVDVNEFAII, from the coding sequence GTGGATGTTATTATTCACTCAGCTACAAGTCCGAATAAGCATACAAAGGTTGTTGAGGTTTCAGGTTTTAATGAGTTATTAAGAAGAGCAAAACACATAAAACATTTTATTTATCCTTCAATTGTTGGGATAGATGAAATACCATTAAACTATTATAAACATAAACTTGAAGCAGAAATTTTGCTGAAAAATAGTACGATCCCACATACGATTGTACGTGCCACTCAGTTCCACCATTTTATCGATGAATTATTTCTATCAAGATCTGTTCTTAAAAGATATATTGTTCCAGGTAACATTAAATGTCAAAGCGTGGATGTAAATGAATTTGCAATCATCTAA
- a CDS encoding NAD-dependent epimerase/dehydratase family protein has translation MRILVTGSTGHLGSALLNQLKGSDYKVKITSRNKPKGNEHFEWIYSDLFSGEGLEEAVKEMWMLLFTQLQVRISIQRLLRFQVLMSY, from the coding sequence TTGAGGATACTTGTTACTGGTTCAACAGGTCATCTTGGTTCTGCTTTACTTAATCAATTAAAAGGTTCCGATTATAAAGTTAAAATAACTTCTAGAAATAAGCCTAAAGGAAATGAGCATTTCGAGTGGATTTATAGCGATTTATTTTCAGGTGAAGGCTTAGAAGAAGCAGTAAAAGAGATGTGGATGTTATTATTCACTCAGCTACAAGTCCGAATAAGCATACAAAGGTTGTTGAGGTTTCAGGTTTTAATGAGTTATTAA
- the yiaA gene encoding inner membrane protein YiaA has translation MLEKNEPEEHKIEIKRVEGEPTAAFKGASWSALLIGVTAYLIGLFNATMQLNEKGYYFAILVFGLYAAISLQKAVRDKDEGIPVTNIYYGISWLALVIAISLIAIGLYNATSITLSEKGFYAMAFALSLFAAITVQKNIRDTQRARERE, from the coding sequence ATGCTAGAAAAAAATGAACCGGAGGAACATAAAATCGAAATAAAAAGAGTGGAGGGTGAGCCAACTGCTGCTTTCAAGGGGGCTTCTTGGTCAGCATTATTAATTGGTGTAACGGCTTATTTAATTGGCCTGTTCAATGCAACAATGCAATTGAATGAAAAAGGGTATTATTTTGCTATTTTAGTATTTGGATTATATGCAGCAATATCCTTGCAAAAGGCAGTAAGAGATAAAGATGAAGGAATACCTGTTACGAACATTTATTATGGTATTAGTTGGTTAGCATTGGTTATTGCAATATCGTTAATCGCAATTGGACTATACAATGCTACTAGTATCACACTTAGTGAAAAGGGTTTTTATGCTATGGCTTTTGCACTTTCTTTGTTTGCTGCGATTACCGTACAAAAAAATATTAGAGATACACAACGAGCAAGAGAAAGGGAATAA
- a CDS encoding superinfection immunity protein: MEFINILPLILIGSIYFIPSFIASKKNKYNKTLIYFINIFLGWSLFGWLAALYLALKKDQRDHFSEHNKGLRM, encoded by the coding sequence TTGGAATTCATAAACATTTTACCTTTAATTTTAATAGGTTCTATTTATTTTATCCCAAGTTTCATAGCCAGTAAGAAAAACAAGTATAACAAAACACTCATTTATTTTATAAATATCTTCTTAGGCTGGAGTTTGTTCGGTTGGCTAGCTGCTTTATACTTAGCATTAAAAAAAGATCAACGTGATCATTTTTCAGAACATAATAAAGGTCTTCGTATGTAA
- a CDS encoding NAD(P)-dependent alcohol dehydrogenase produces the protein MKAIVYSRYGPPDVLKVKQVKKPIPKDNEILVKVKATTVTVADIRSRSFTVPPAFWLPARITLGLRQPKKEILGMELAGEVESIGKNVKKFKKGDQVFAATLTDFGAYAEYKCLKEDGPVAIKPSNISFGEAAAIPIGARTALYFLRKAGIKSGHDVLVYGASGSVGSYAVQIAKYLGANVTGVCSTSNLELVKSLGADKVIDYTAEDFANIDETYDVIFEAVNKSSFSVCIKLLKKNGTYINVTDPLPNAQMLWTKMTTNKKLLLSRNSPETSEALNFLKELVEMGKLKVLVDRYYSFDEIVEAHRYVEKGHKKGNVVINVEDNN, from the coding sequence ATGAAAGCGATTGTGTATAGTAGGTACGGTCCCCCAGATGTCCTTAAAGTGAAACAGGTAAAAAAACCTATTCCAAAAGATAATGAAATTTTAGTGAAAGTAAAAGCCACAACTGTAACGGTTGCAGATATTCGGTCACGGAGTTTTACTGTTCCACCTGCTTTTTGGCTACCTGCACGGATAACGCTTGGTTTGAGACAACCCAAAAAAGAGATATTAGGAATGGAGTTAGCAGGAGAAGTTGAATCGATTGGTAAAAATGTTAAAAAATTCAAGAAAGGAGATCAAGTTTTTGCAGCGACCTTAACTGATTTTGGTGCTTATGCAGAATACAAATGTTTAAAGGAAGATGGACCTGTAGCTATAAAGCCGTCCAATATATCCTTTGGAGAAGCTGCAGCTATTCCTATTGGAGCTCGAACAGCATTGTATTTTCTTAGGAAAGCAGGTATAAAGAGTGGTCATGATGTCTTAGTCTATGGTGCTTCAGGTAGTGTAGGAAGCTATGCAGTTCAGATTGCGAAATATCTCGGAGCAAACGTTACAGGGGTATGCAGTACCAGTAATTTGGAGTTAGTAAAATCTTTGGGAGCTGATAAAGTCATTGATTATACCGCAGAGGATTTTGCTAATATAGACGAAACATATGATGTCATCTTTGAAGCTGTAAACAAGAGCTCTTTTTCAGTCTGTATTAAATTGTTAAAGAAAAACGGTACCTACATAAATGTCACTGATCCGCTACCGAATGCTCAAATGCTATGGACTAAAATGACTACCAACAAGAAATTATTGCTGAGCAGAAATTCACCTGAAACTTCAGAAGCATTAAACTTCCTTAAGGAACTTGTAGAAATGGGGAAATTAAAAGTACTTGTTGACAGATATTATTCGTTTGATGAGATTGTGGAAGCTCATAGATATGTAGAGAAAGGTCACAAAAAAGGAAATGTGGTTATAAATGTGGAAGATAATAACTAA
- a CDS encoding VOC family protein, producing MNIFSNSIGGVFIPVSNIEAARDWYCDILDLPTDGEIFFGHIYVLPLNGPNIVLDSKIYAPENRYKVPAFQLQTDDINKSYEYLKEKNVQTTTEIENGHWFNFKDLDGNIIMVCKN from the coding sequence ATGAACATCTTTTCAAACAGTATTGGTGGTGTCTTTATTCCGGTTAGTAATATTGAAGCAGCACGTGATTGGTATTGTGATATTTTAGATTTGCCTACAGATGGAGAAATATTCTTTGGACATATTTATGTTCTTCCGTTAAATGGACCAAATATAGTACTAGATAGTAAGATTTATGCTCCAGAAAATAGATATAAGGTTCCAGCTTTTCAATTGCAAACGGATGATATAAATAAGTCATACGAATACTTGAAAGAAAAAAATGTTCAGACCACAACAGAGATCGAGAATGGACATTGGTTCAACTTTAAAGACCTAGATGGGAATATAATAATGGTTTGTAAAAATTAA
- a CDS encoding spore coat protein, whose translation MRAKPYEWVTADSNSCHTNKNDSYQEVLDLSSDNFFKDNGAGTQGGNQVNETEQVSSEKIIVRDSCDIEVTSTDTQVAASLQIAIQAAIALVVNLTIADNDRAEKATQQLLQEADIKQINKQNLVIENSKDIKVTTTDTDVAISIQAMLQILVSLVVSLDIL comes from the coding sequence ATGCGAGCTAAACCATATGAATGGGTAACAGCAGACTCAAATTCATGTCATACTAACAAAAATGATTCTTACCAAGAGGTGTTGGATTTAAGTTCTGATAACTTCTTTAAAGACAATGGAGCCGGTACACAAGGTGGTAATCAGGTAAATGAAACAGAACAAGTTTCGTCTGAAAAAATTATAGTTAGAGATTCTTGTGATATAGAGGTTACTTCTACTGATACACAAGTAGCTGCCTCTTTACAGATTGCCATACAAGCAGCGATTGCTCTAGTCGTAAACTTAACAATCGCAGATAATGACCGTGCAGAAAAAGCCACCCAACAATTACTCCAAGAAGCAGATATCAAACAAATAAATAAACAAAATCTTGTTATAGAAAATTCTAAAGATATAAAAGTAACAACAACTGATACGGATGTTGCAATTTCAATTCAAGCCATGTTGCAAATACTAGTATCATTAGTCGTTAGCCTTGACATTCTTTAA
- a CDS encoding transglutaminase-like domain-containing protein — MNMICKSENINDYLLEINEVNYSHPNIKEKVSELFHEYQSDIEKAIVAFEFVRDEISHSWDIQSKRVTCYASEVLQLKEGICYAKSHLLASLLRSQGIPTGFCYQRLMLFDTPEKGYCIHALNAIFLKSVNKWIRIDARGNKEGVNAQFSIEEERLAFTVNEELGEKDYPIIFSKPHPKTLIVLEEHTDALEMYKHYLPESL; from the coding sequence ATGAATATGATTTGTAAGTCTGAAAATATAAATGATTACTTACTAGAAATAAATGAAGTGAATTACTCTCATCCAAATATAAAAGAGAAAGTGAGTGAGCTTTTTCATGAATATCAGTCGGATATTGAAAAAGCAATAGTAGCTTTTGAATTTGTTCGTGATGAAATTTCTCATTCCTGGGATATTCAATCAAAACGAGTTACGTGCTATGCTTCTGAAGTATTGCAATTGAAAGAGGGAATTTGCTATGCAAAATCTCACCTCTTGGCGTCTTTATTGCGTTCACAGGGAATACCTACAGGGTTTTGTTATCAACGGTTGATGTTGTTTGATACTCCTGAGAAAGGGTATTGCATTCACGCTTTAAATGCTATTTTCTTAAAGTCAGTAAATAAGTGGATAAGGATAGATGCTCGTGGGAATAAAGAAGGAGTTAACGCCCAATTTTCAATTGAAGAAGAAAGACTTGCTTTCACAGTTAATGAAGAACTTGGTGAGAAAGATTATCCTATAATTTTTAGTAAGCCTCACCCCAAAACATTGATTGTTTTAGAAGAACATACAGATGCACTCGAGATGTACAAACATTACTTACCAGAAAGTTTGTAG
- a CDS encoding HAD family hydrolase, with the protein MNKYKIILFDLDGTLSDPKVGITKSVQYALNKMNIVEGDVDKLECFIGPPLHVSFSEYYNFNEVDTLKAIEFYRERFKEKGMFENELYPNIPLLLKSLREQGFTLVVATSKPTIFAEQIVKYFKLDQFFELIVGSNLDGTRSSKAEIIQYILEKYNEHKLDDFIMIGDRKHDMIGANHTKIDSIGVTYGYGSYEELRQTNPTHIVKSVEELKDILIGTKVK; encoded by the coding sequence ATGAATAAATATAAGATTATTTTATTTGATTTAGACGGCACACTTTCAGACCCCAAGGTAGGAATAACTAAATCCGTTCAATATGCGTTAAATAAAATGAATATTGTAGAGGGAGATGTAGATAAATTAGAGTGTTTTATAGGACCACCATTACATGTTTCTTTTTCTGAATATTACAATTTTAATGAAGTGGATACGCTAAAAGCGATAGAGTTTTATAGGGAGCGTTTTAAAGAGAAGGGTATGTTTGAAAATGAATTATATCCAAATATCCCCTTACTATTAAAATCTTTACGTGAACAAGGTTTTACTTTAGTTGTTGCAACTTCTAAGCCTACTATTTTTGCTGAGCAAATAGTAAAGTACTTTAAACTTGATCAGTTCTTTGAACTTATTGTGGGAAGTAACCTAGATGGAACAAGATCCTCAAAGGCTGAAATTATTCAATACATACTAGAAAAATATAATGAACATAAACTTGATGACTTTATCATGATTGGAGACAGGAAACACGATATGATAGGAGCAAATCATACTAAAATTGACTCAATTGGGGTTACTTATGGATATGGGTCATATGAAGAGTTAAGACAGACTAACCCAACACATATTGTAAAAAGTGTGGAAGAGTTAAAAGATATATTGATAGGAACTAAAGTGAAATGA